A region of Panicum virgatum strain AP13 chromosome 8N, P.virgatum_v5, whole genome shotgun sequence DNA encodes the following proteins:
- the LOC120684364 gene encoding disease resistance protein RGA5-like yields MAEMMASAAASVMGSVIGKLATMLGGSYQLTGKVQRGIRSLKDELSTMDAVLQDLAEKDDDQIDGQSKDWRNKVRELSLDIEDCIDRFMLNHSHGGSNPSFMHKTVRKVKICLQDRGLAEEIQELKSLAIELSERAKRYDIHQCLGAFPPSRHQQVRLDPRAPALFQEARDLVGIDGPRREIIELLKAEEDKRHKVVSIYGTAGQGKTTLAMEVYRKITGPFDCRAFVSVSQTPNIKKLLRDILSQISKNMFEQSQSWETEQLIRTIREYLMDMRYFILIDDIWSVSAWELVRSALPLNDNGSRIITTTRSKAVAKSCSTGIAEQMYEAKPLSDDDSHRLFFNRLFCSSEDCPHDLREVSSEILRKCGGLPLAIISIAGLLANRSRTPEAWGNTLKSISAAVDKDSPIDKMKRILLLSYFDLPLHLKSCLSYLSVFPEDYLIDCRQLILLWVAEAQIPGQNRETMEQLGRSYLNDLVNRSLVQPVKVGADGETVKSCRVHDVILEFIVSKAVEDNFVTIWNHNGFSENYSSSKIRRLSIQEDISGPAEEMVKTIKQAAHIRSINTFGSNSVLPKHASKFLSNQVLRVLNIKGYFEECYLLGHVKSFSQLKYLRIENFSSGFTLPEDIDKLQHLETLDVLRTTLKKLPASIIQLQRLVRLCVSSGVQLPDGIRNLQALEELYMISLDFQSVKFVQGLGDLTNLRILGVSWRHSTDEGHREACISSLSKLFMSVGELRVGDIPDATPPFMASCVRNPPPLRRLSLSETGRLRVVPHQISSLLNLTRLYIAVIRGEVSEEEINILASLPILISLTVRLSDDKGDSGVFHPRHAIKSQGFQSLVKFTFRCWSEVALEFEQGAMPKLQRLKLHMPARCQFKYGDGGLVLGLQNLACLKHVALSIHCEAATANQVKAFDDDIRGAAGAHPNRPILQVERIVQHLMRGAADQR; encoded by the exons ATGGCCGAAATgatggcgagcgccgccgcgtccgtgATGGGCTCCGTCATCGGCAAGCTGGCCACCATGCTAGGCGGGAGCTACCAGCTCACCGGAAAGGTCCAGCGAGGGATCAGGTCCCTGAAGGACGAGCTGAGCACCATGGACGCCGTACTGCAGGATCTCGCCGAGAAGGACGACGACCAGATCGACGGACAGTCCAAAGATTGGAGGAACAAGGTGCGTGAGCTATCCCTCGACATCGAGGATTGCATCGACCGTTTCATGCTCAATCACAGCCATGGAGGTTCCAACCCCAGCTTCATGCACAAGACCGTGCGGAAGGTGAAGATCTGTCTGCAGGATCGGGGATTGGCGGAGGAGATCCAAGAACTCAAGAGCCTTGCGATCGAGCTGAGCGAGCGGGCCAAACGCTACGACATCCATCAGTGCCTCGGCGCCTTTCCGCCCTCACGTCATCAGCAAGTGCGCTTGGACCCTCGAGCACCGGCACTCTTCCAGGAGGCTAGGGATCTCGTGGGGATTGATGGTCCTCGCAGGGAGATCATCGAGTTGCTGAAAGCTGAAGAAGACAAGCGGCACAAGGTGGTGTCCATCTATGGAACCGCTGGGCAGGGGAAGACCACTCTCGCCATGGAGGTGTACCGCAAAATCACTGGACCATTTGATTGCAGGGCTTTCGTTTCCGTATCTCAAACTCCAAATATCAAGAAGCTTCTTAGAGATATACTGTCTCAAATAAGCAAGAACATGTTCGAGCAGTCGCAAAGCTGGGAGACGGAGCAGCTCATACGCACAATCAGAGAATACCTAATGGACATGAG gtaTTTCATCTTGATTGATGATATCTGGAGTGTATCAGCATGGGAGCTTGTGCGATCTGCCTTACCGCTCAATGACAATGGAAGCAGAATAATTACTACAACACGCAGTAAAGCAGTAGCCAAATCATGTAGTACTGGTATTGCTGAACAAATGTACGAAGCAAAGCCACTTAGTGATGACGACTCTCACAGATTATTCTTTAATAGATTATTTTGCTCAAGTGAAGATTGCCCCCACGATTTGAGGGAAGTATCCAGTGAAATTTTGAGGAAATGTGGTGGCCTACCATTAGCCATAATCAGTATAGCTGGTTTATTAGCAAACAGAAGCAGAACGCCGGAAGCCTGGGGCAATACATTGAAGTCCATTTCTGCTGCAGTTGACAAAGACTCTCCCATTGATAAGATGAAAAGAATTTTGCTGCTTAGTTACTTTGACCTTCCTCTCCATCTAAAGAGCTGCTTATCATATCTGAGTGTGTTTCCGGAGGATTATTTGATTGATTGCAGACAGTTGATATTGTTGTGGGTAGCCGAAGCACAGATTCCTGGACAAAACAGAGAAACTATGGAGCAGCTAGGGAGAAGTTACTTGAATGATCTGGTCAATAGAAGTTTGGTCCAACCAGTCAAGGTTGGGGCAGATGGCGAAACAGTGAAAAGTTGCAGAGTTCATGATGTCATACTTGAGTTTATTGTATCAAAGGCTGTCGAGGACAATTTTGTGACTATATGGAATCATAATGGGTTTTCTGAAAACTATTCTTCCAGCAAGATTCGCCGTTTATCCATCCAGGAAGACATTTCTGGCCCGGCTGAAGAGATGGTCAAGACAATAAAACAAGCAGCACATATTCGATCAATTAATACTTTCGGCTCTAATTCAGTGCTCCCTAAGCATGCCTCCAAGTTTCTAAGTAACCAAGTCTTGCGAGTGCTGAATATAAAAGGTTATTTTGAAGAATGCTATCTTCTTGGGCATGTCAAAAGTTTCAGTCAACTGAAGTATTTGAGGATAGAGAATTTTTCCAGTGGCTTCACGCTCCCAGAAGATATAGATAAGCTGCAACATCTAGAGACACTAGATGTGTTACGCACCACACTTAAGAAGCTACCGGCAAGTATTATCCAATTGCAGAGATTAGTGCGTCTTTGTGTCAGTTCGGGGGTACAACTACCTGACGGGATCAGAAATCTGCAGGCATTGGAAGAGCTATATATGATCAGTTTGGATTTTCAATCTGTAAAGTTCGTCCAGGGCCTCGGCGATCTAACCAATCTGAGGATACTTGGAGTGAGTTGGCGCCACTCTACTGATGAAGGCCACAGGGAAGCATGTATCTCGTCGCTCTCCAAGCTGTTCATGAGTGTTGGAGAACTGCGTGTTGGGGATATCCCAGATGCCACACCTCCATTCATGGCCTCCTGTGTCCGTAATCCACCACCACTTCGGAGGCTTAGCCTTAGTGAGACTGGTAGATTACGAGTCGTGCCCCATCAAATCAGCTCGTTGCTCAACCTGACCCGCCTCTATATTGCAGTCATTCGCGGTGAAGTAAGCGAGGAAGAAATAAATATCCTGGCAAGTTTACCCATCCTAATCTCTCTTACTGTTCGCTTGTCAGATGACAAAGGAGATTCAGGCGTCTTCCACCCAAGGCATGCAATCAAGAGCCAAGGATTCCAGAGTTTGGTCAAGTTTACATTCCGCTGTTGGTCTGAGGTAGCGTTGGAATTTGAGCAGGGAGCAATGCCAAAGCTCCAAAGGCTCAAGCTGCACATGCCGGCACGGTGTCAATTCAAGTATGGGGACGGTGGCCTGGTCCTCGGGCTGCAGAATCTGGCATGCCTCAAACATGTCGCTCTCAGTATTCACTGTGAAGCTGCTACTGCTAATCAGGTGAAGGCTTTCGATGATGACATCAGGGGTGCAGCGGGTGCACACCCTAACCGTCCCATACTCCAGGTTGAAAGAATAGTTCAACATTTGATGAGGGGTGCAGCAGATCAACGATGA